One window from the genome of Salvia miltiorrhiza cultivar Shanhuang (shh) chromosome 7, IMPLAD_Smil_shh, whole genome shotgun sequence encodes:
- the LOC130995348 gene encoding universal stress protein PHOS34-like isoform X1: MEKSVMVVGIDDSDHSFYALEWTLQHFFSASPENSPFKIVVVHAKPSALATVGLAGPVGAADVLPYVDMDLKKIAARVIEKAKEICAAKSVNDVIYEVAEGDARNALCDAVENHHASVLVVGSHGYGAIKRAVLGSVSDYCAHHAHCSVMIVKKPKIKH, translated from the exons aTGGAGAAATCTGTAATGGTGGTGGGGATAGATGACAGCGATCACAGCTTCTACGCTTTGGAGTGGACTCTGCAACACTTCTTCTCCGCTTCGCCGGAGAATTCTCCGTTCAAGATCGTCGTCGTCCACGCCAAGCCGTCGGCTCTCGCCACTGTCGGCCTCGCGGGCCCCG taGGTGCTGCTGATGTGCTGCCGTATGTGGATATGGATTTGAAGAAGATTGCTGCTAGGGTTATTGAGAAGGCCAAGGAAATTTGTGCTGCAAAATCG GTGAATGATGTGATATATGAGGTTGCGGAGGGCGATGCTAGGAACGCCCTGTGCGATGCCGTCGAAAACCACCATGCCTCTGTCCTAGTCGTCGGTAGTCATGGTTATGGAGCTATAAAGAG AGCTGTTTTGGGCAGTGTAAGTGACTACTGCGCTCACCATGCTCACTGCTCAGTGATGATAGTCAAGAAGCCCAAGATCAAACACTAG
- the LOC130995348 gene encoding universal stress protein PHOS34-like isoform X2 encodes MEKSVMVVGIDDSDHSFYALEWTLQHFFSASPENSPFKIVVVHAKPSALATVGLAGPGAADVLPYVDMDLKKIAARVIEKAKEICAAKSVNDVIYEVAEGDARNALCDAVENHHASVLVVGSHGYGAIKRAVLGSVSDYCAHHAHCSVMIVKKPKIKH; translated from the exons aTGGAGAAATCTGTAATGGTGGTGGGGATAGATGACAGCGATCACAGCTTCTACGCTTTGGAGTGGACTCTGCAACACTTCTTCTCCGCTTCGCCGGAGAATTCTCCGTTCAAGATCGTCGTCGTCCACGCCAAGCCGTCGGCTCTCGCCACTGTCGGCCTCGCGGGCCCCG GTGCTGCTGATGTGCTGCCGTATGTGGATATGGATTTGAAGAAGATTGCTGCTAGGGTTATTGAGAAGGCCAAGGAAATTTGTGCTGCAAAATCG GTGAATGATGTGATATATGAGGTTGCGGAGGGCGATGCTAGGAACGCCCTGTGCGATGCCGTCGAAAACCACCATGCCTCTGTCCTAGTCGTCGGTAGTCATGGTTATGGAGCTATAAAGAG AGCTGTTTTGGGCAGTGTAAGTGACTACTGCGCTCACCATGCTCACTGCTCAGTGATGATAGTCAAGAAGCCCAAGATCAAACACTAG